In a genomic window of Erigeron canadensis isolate Cc75 chromosome 5, C_canadensis_v1, whole genome shotgun sequence:
- the LOC122602437 gene encoding arginine decarboxylase-like, with translation MPALAVSVDSAMAALSLPSPAPEPFPGVTPVVMNWATEDSTDLYKISGWGMPYFAVNSSGNITVRPHGDRTIHGQEIDLLKVVKKASDPKSAGGLDLRLPLIVRFPDVLKDRLECLQTAFNYAVKSSGFGSHYQGVYPVKCNQDRFIVDDIVKFGSEFRFGLEAGSKPELLLAMNSLCSKGSPESLLICNGFKDAEYISLALIARKLSLNTFIVLEQEEELESVIELSLKLGVRPVIGVRAKLRTKHSGHFGSTSGEKGKFGLTTTEILRVVKKLKQCGMLDCFQLLHFHIGSQIPSTDLLADGVGEAAQIYCELVRLGASMKVIDIGGGLGIDYDGSKGGNSDLSVGYSLEEYAMAVVETVMFVCDRNNVQHPVICSESGRAIVSHHSILVFEAVSSSKYTVPSMSSFDVQRLVERLPEDAHLDYHNLSQAAVRGDYEACLAYADQLKEKCVDKFKDGSLDMEQLAATDGLCDLVAKEIGVSNPVSTYHVNLSVFTSVPDFWGIEQLFPILPIHRLDECPTKRGILSDLTCDSDGKIDKFIGGESSLPLHELDGMKYYLGMFLGGAYQEALGGLHNLFGGPSVVRVSQSDGPFGFAVTGAVPGPSCSDVLRSMHHEPEVMFETLKHRIEEYVHDEGGAMIVGGIAQSFHNMPYLTVGSSCCLTAANGNNGYYYCSDEDFAVGADAVSGDDEQWSYVCA, from the coding sequence ATGCCTGCTTTGGCTGTTTCTGTTGATTCCGCCATGGCCGCTCTTTCTCTTCCTTCTCCGGCGCCGGAGCCTTTTCCCGGCGTCACTCCGGTCGTCATGAATTGGGCCACGGAGGATTCCACCGATCTGTACAAGATTTCCGGCTGGGGAATGCCGTATTTCGCCGTCAATTCCTCCGGTAACATAACCGTCCGTCCACACGGTGACCGTACAATCCACGGCCAGGAAATCGATCTGTTGAAAGTGGTTAAAAAGGCTTCTGATCCGAAATCCGCCGGCGGTTTGGATCTCCGGTTGCCGTTAATTGTCCGGTTCCCGGACGTTTTAAAAGACCGGTTGGAATGTTTACAAACGGCGTTTAATTACGCCGTTAAGTCTTCAGGTTTTGGTTCTCATTATCAAGGTGTGTATCCTGTGAAATGTAATCAGGATAGGTTTATAGTTGACGATATCGTGAAATTCGGATCCGAATTTCGGTTCGGGTTAGAAGCCGGGTCGAAACCCGAGCTTTTATTAGCAATGAATTCACTCTGCAGTAAAGGTAGTCCTGAATCTTTACTTATATGCAATGGTTTTAAAGATGCTGAATATATATCTTTAGCTTTAATTGCTAGAAAGCTATCTTTAAATACTTTTATTGTACTTGAACAAGAGGAAGAATTAGAAAGTGTGATTGAATTAAGCCTTAAGTTAGGTGTTCGCCCCGTTATCGGGGTTCGGGCTAAGCTTAGGACTAAGCATTCGGGCCATTTCGGGTCAACTTCTGGGGAAAAGGGTAAGTTTGGGTTGACCACTACTGAGATATTGAGGGTAGTGAAGAAGCTGAAACAATGTGGGATGTTGGATTGCTTTCAATTGTTGCATTTTCATATTGGGTCACAGATTCCGAGTACGGATTTGTTGGCTGATGGTGTTGGTGAAGCTGCACAGATTTATTGTGAGTTGGTTCGGTTAGGTGCGTCGATGAAGGTGATTGATATTGGTGGTGGGTTAGGGATAGATTATGATGGGTCCAAAGGAGGGAATTCGGATCTTTCTGTTGGGTATAGTTTGGAGGAGTATGCGATGGCGGTTGTCGAGACGGTTATGTTTGTTTGTGATAGGAATAATGTTCAGCATCCGGTGATATGTAGCGAGAGTGGGCGGGCTATTGTTTCTCATCATTCGATATTGGTATTTGAAGCGGTTTCTTCTAGCAAGTATACGGTGCCATCTATGTCGTCTTTTGATGTTCAGCGTCTTGTGGAGAGGCTTCCCGAGGATGCTCATTTGGATTATCATAACCTGTCGCAGGCGGCTGTTAGAGGCGATTATGAAGCTTGTTTGGCTTATGCTGATCAACTGAAAGAGAAATGTGTTGACAAGTTTAAAGACGGGTCGTTGGATATGGAGCAGTTGGCTGCTACTGATGGGCTGTGTGATCTGGTTGCCAAGGAAATTGGGGTGTCTAATCCTGTTAGCACTTATCATGTGAATCTGTCTGTTTTCACATCGGTTCCTGATTTCTGGGGTATAGAGCAGTTGTTTCCTATCCTTCCAATCCATCGTTTAGACGAGTGTCCAACCAAAAGGGGAATTTTGTCTGATCTAACTTGTGACAGTGATGGAAAAATTGACAAGTTCATCGGAGGTGAGTCGAGCTTACCCCTCCATGAATTAGACGGGATGAAGTACTATTTAGGGATGTTCTTGGGAGGGGCTTACCAGGAGGCTCTTGGGGGTCTTCACAATCTGTTTGGTGGCCCGAGCGTTGTCCGTGTGTCCCAGAGCGATGGTCCCTTTGGTTTTGCAGTTACGGGAGCTGTCCCAGGTCCATCTTGCAGTGATGTTCTCCGCTCGATGCACCATGAACCAGAGGTCATGTTTGAAACCCTTAAGCACAGGATTGAAGAGTATGTTCATGATGAAGGTGGAGCTATGATCGTGGGTGGCATTGCCCAGTCTTTCCACAACATGCCGTATCTTACTGTCGGATCTTCTTGTTGCTTGACTGCTGCAAATGGCAATAATGGCTACTATTACTGTTCTGATGAAGACTTCGCAGTCGGAGCTGATGCAGTTTCCGGCGATGATGAGCAGTGGTCCTATGTTTGTGCTTGA